A stretch of the Hippoglossus hippoglossus isolate fHipHip1 chromosome 1, fHipHip1.pri, whole genome shotgun sequence genome encodes the following:
- the ftr84 gene encoding tripartite motif-containing protein 16 — MADSDFPLPPEAYCPLCVDEMRDPVTIPCGDTYCLECIKIYWDQFDHMGVYSCPQCRATFTPRPVLRRNLPDVSHEPRRQLPELTLFPDMQRESFCDFCVGRRSKAVKSCLMCLAYYCETHVKPHYESSTFKRHKLVDETGHLDRKICPQHEKGLELFCRSDQMCVCVLCTVREHRGHNITSAEEERIEKQKVLVVTQSEVQYIIQERMKELQELKHNVDVLKSCAQRAQAESDKTFHEMLQAVERWKAEIHQMITANMQSAMSQAEGYLDRLEQEILELQRRDAELRQILETEDNIHFLQNFPTLCVPPEAMVPKVLINPQFSFGEMSKTATEMKEHLDDICKKELSKISKTVSETPVYILLPRNGEKRLKVPGRVDFQEPKARSDFLRYSCKMSFDPNTVYKELVLSDGNQRVTRKKSVQFHPDHPERFDGFSQVMCKEPLTGFRFYWEAEWSGEFSIGVAYKSISRKGKNSHSLLGYNDKSWSLLCSDSGYSAWHNKADRDLPEAPRASRIGVYLDHAGNTLAFYSVSETMELIHRFKAQFSEPLYAGFGVGSSVTLCQLRQKPTSY; from the exons ATGGCCGACTCTGATTTCCCTTTACCACCTGAGGCCTACTGTCCGCTGTGTGTGGACGAGATGAGAGACCCGGTCACCATCCCCTGTGGTGATACCTATTGCCTGGAGTGCATCAAAATCTACTGGGACCAGTTCGACCACATGGGTGTGTACAGCTGCCCGCAGTGCCGCGCTACCTTCACGCCGCGGCCTGTCCTGAGACGTAACCTCCCCGATGTAAGTCACGAGCCCCGGCGCCAGCTCCCGGAGCTCACGCTGTTCCCCGACATGCAGCGGGAATCTTTTTGCGATTTCTGCGTGGGCCGCCGCAGCAAGGCCGTGAAGTCGTGCCTCATGTGCCTGGCTTACTACTGCGAAACGCACGTCAAGCCTCATTATGAGTCGTCCACGTTCAAGAGACACAAGCTGGTGGACGAGACGGGCCACCTGGACAGGAAGATCTGCCCCCAGCACGAGAAGGGCCTGGAGCTGTTCTGTCGCTCTGACCAGATGTGTGTCTGCGTGCTGTGTACCGTCAGAGAGCACCGAGGCCACAACATCACCTCAGCAGAAGAAGAGCGCATCGAGAAACAA AAAGTCCTGGTGGTCACTCAGTCTGAAGTCCAGTACATCATTcaggagaggatgaaggagctgcaggagctcaaGCATAATGTGGATGTTCTCAAA AGCTGCGCCCAGCGAGCACAGGCGGAAAGCGACAAGACCTTTCACGAAATGCTCCAGGCGGTGGAGCGCTGGAAGGCTGAAATCCACCAGATGATAACGGCCAACATGCAGTCAGCCATGTCGCAGGCTGAGGGCTACTTGGATCGTCTGGAGCAGGAGATACTGGAGCTGCAGCGCAGAGACGCAGAGTTGCGGCAGATCCTCGAGACAGAGGACAACATTCACTTTCTGCAG AATTTCCCAACCCTCTGTGTTCCCCCTGAGGCCATGGTGCCCAAAGTGCTCATCAACCCTCAGTTCTCCTTTGGGGAGATGAGCAAGACAGCCACAGAGATGAAGGAACATCTGGATGACATCTGCAAGAAGGAACTGAGCAAAATATCCAAGACAG TTAGTGAGACTCCTGTGTACATACTTTTACcaagaaatggagaaaaacgACTGAAAG TTCCTGGAAGAGTGGATTTTCAGGAGCCAAAAGCAAGATCGGACTTCTTGAGAT ATTCCTGTAAGATGTCCTTCGATCCAAACACAGTCTATAAAGAGCTGGTTTTGTCCGACGGGAATCAGAGGGTCACGCGGAAGAAAAGCGTTCAGTTCCACCCGGATCATCCAGAGCGCTTTGACGGCTTCTCCCAGGTGATGTGCAAGGAGCCTCTGACCGGGTTCAGATTTTACTGGGAGGCGGAGTGGAGCGGAGAGTTTTCCATCGGGGTGGCCTACAAGAGCATCAGTCGCAAAGGGAAGAATTCGCACAGCCTGCTGGGCTACAACGACAAGTCCTGGAGTCTCCTGTGCTCGGACTCGGGCTACTCCGCCTGGCACAACAAAGCAGACCGAGACCTTCCTGAAGCTCCCCGGGCTTCAAGGATCGGTGTCTACCTGGACCACGCAGGCAACACTCTGGCCTTTTACTCAGTGTCAGAGACCATGGAGCTCATCCACCGTTTCAAAGCTCAGTTCAGTGAACCTCTGTACGCTGGCTTTGGGGTGGGCTCCTCAGTGACTCTCTGCCAACTCAGGCAGAAGCCCACATCTTACTAA